The Opitutales bacterium ASA1 genome window below encodes:
- the rplO gene encoding 50S ribosomal protein L15, translated as MRLHQLSNVKGAVHRRKRVGCGEGGGHGKTSGRGGKGQTARSGGSIRPGFEGGQMPLYRKLPHRGFNNANFRTEYAVVNLGDLDALDAAIVEIDTSTLVAAGLVRDDGKPLKVLGDGSVSRAVRVKAARFSASAKAKIEQAGGEAVVA; from the coding sequence ATGCGTCTACATCAACTTTCCAACGTCAAAGGTGCGGTGCACCGTCGCAAGCGTGTCGGTTGCGGCGAAGGTGGTGGCCACGGTAAGACCAGTGGTCGCGGAGGTAAGGGCCAGACCGCGCGCTCCGGCGGCAGTATTCGTCCCGGTTTCGAAGGCGGCCAGATGCCCCTTTACCGTAAGTTGCCACACCGTGGATTCAACAACGCAAATTTCCGGACCGAGTACGCCGTGGTCAATCTCGGTGACTTGGACGCACTCGATGCGGCGATCGTGGAAATCGATACCTCGACCCTCGTGGCAGCCGGTCTTGTGCGCGACGACGGCAAACCACTGAAGGTTCTCGGCGATGGTTCGGTTTCTCGCGCAGTCAGGGTTAAGGCGGCGCGATTTTCCGCGAGCGCGAAGGCCAAGATCGAGCAGGCCGGCGGCGAAGCCGTCGTTGCTTGA
- the rplR gene encoding 50S ribosomal protein L18, with translation MNILKKQDLLQKRRWRIRKKVVGTAARPRLSLKLSGKHIYAQCVDDSSSRTLAFLSTLDKEQRAQKVSANVKGAEILGKAFAEKAKAAGIEQVVFDRSGRRYHGCVKVFADAVREAGIKF, from the coding sequence ATGAATATCCTCAAGAAACAAGATCTCCTGCAAAAGCGGCGCTGGCGGATCCGCAAGAAGGTCGTCGGCACGGCCGCGCGTCCTCGGCTCAGCCTCAAGCTTTCGGGAAAACACATCTACGCCCAGTGCGTAGACGATTCGAGTTCGCGGACGCTCGCTTTCCTTTCCACTTTGGACAAGGAACAACGCGCCCAGAAGGTCTCCGCCAACGTCAAAGGTGCCGAGATCCTCGGCAAGGCTTTCGCCGAAAAGGCGAAGGCAGCTGGGATCGAGCAGGTGGTGTTCGATCGCAGCGGCCGCCGTTATCACGGATGCGTCAAAGTGTTCGCGGACGCCGTCCGTGAAGCCGGCATCAAGTTCTAA
- the secY gene encoding preprotein translocase subunit SecY — protein sequence MFSAFANCLKIPELRQKIFFTLALLFISRVGANIPLPGLDPGPLQAFFADQTAAGGGSLVGLYNMFTGGALLKGAVCALGIMPYISASIIFQLMAAVVPSLARLQQEGDVGRQKLVQYTRYATLAICLIQGVLLILALENPAQLFPGYDLNVYGPIVVSGKFWFLINSVIFLTAGTMLMMWLGEQITQRGIGNGVSLMITIGILADLPGAAAATWQLFTAPVGVGTRLGLPHAVLMLMLMLVVIASIVAITQAMRKIPVQYAKRVVGRKVYGGQSSYLPLKVNYSGVMPVIFASAILLFPQQIFSHLGAAFDLPFLSDFANNLIRGHWIYYVSYSLLILFFSYFWVSVMFKPIQIADDLKKYGGYIPGVRPGEPTAKFLDFVMTRLTLFGAIFLTIIAIMPDFLLFEYNVPTRIATFFGGTGMLITVGVVLDTMRQVETFLLQRHYDGFLKKGKIRGRSDAVREPSLGNAVGDFKNAGVLYAALGGIFLVGILAWALQR from the coding sequence ATGTTCTCAGCATTCGCCAATTGCCTCAAGATTCCGGAGCTCCGGCAGAAGATATTCTTCACGCTCGCGCTTCTGTTCATCTCGCGCGTGGGCGCGAACATCCCGCTTCCGGGCTTGGATCCGGGCCCGCTTCAAGCCTTCTTCGCCGATCAAACGGCCGCTGGCGGTGGATCGCTCGTGGGACTCTACAACATGTTCACCGGCGGGGCTCTGCTCAAAGGAGCGGTTTGCGCCCTCGGAATCATGCCGTATATCAGCGCGTCGATCATCTTTCAGCTGATGGCAGCGGTCGTGCCCTCGCTGGCGCGACTTCAACAGGAGGGTGACGTCGGGCGTCAAAAGCTCGTTCAATACACCCGTTATGCGACGCTCGCGATCTGTCTGATCCAAGGTGTCCTGCTGATTCTCGCATTGGAGAATCCGGCGCAGTTGTTTCCCGGTTACGACCTCAACGTCTATGGTCCGATCGTGGTGTCGGGGAAGTTCTGGTTCCTGATCAACTCCGTCATCTTTCTTACTGCGGGCACCATGCTCATGATGTGGCTCGGCGAGCAGATCACGCAGCGGGGAATCGGTAACGGCGTTTCGCTCATGATCACGATCGGCATTCTCGCCGATCTGCCTGGAGCAGCGGCTGCCACATGGCAGCTCTTCACTGCTCCGGTGGGCGTCGGGACGCGTCTCGGGCTGCCGCATGCGGTTCTGATGCTGATGCTGATGCTCGTGGTGATCGCGAGTATCGTCGCAATCACTCAGGCGATGCGTAAGATCCCCGTGCAGTACGCCAAACGAGTGGTCGGTCGCAAGGTCTACGGCGGGCAGAGTTCTTACCTGCCGCTCAAAGTAAACTACTCGGGCGTGATGCCGGTCATTTTCGCGAGCGCGATCCTGCTTTTCCCTCAGCAGATATTCTCTCACCTCGGTGCTGCGTTCGACCTACCGTTCCTTTCCGACTTCGCGAACAACTTGATTCGTGGGCATTGGATCTACTACGTATCGTATTCGCTCCTCATCTTGTTCTTCAGTTACTTCTGGGTTTCGGTCATGTTCAAACCGATCCAGATCGCCGACGACTTGAAGAAGTACGGAGGTTACATTCCGGGAGTGCGCCCGGGGGAGCCGACGGCCAAGTTTCTCGACTTCGTGATGACGCGATTGACGCTCTTCGGCGCCATCTTCCTTACGATCATCGCGATCATGCCGGACTTTCTGTTGTTCGAGTACAACGTGCCGACGCGCATTGCGACTTTCTTCGGCGGTACGGGTATGCTGATCACCGTCGGAGTGGTGCTGGATACGATGCGCCAAGTGGAGACATTTCTCCTGCAAAGGCATTACGACGGCTTTCTCAAGAAGGGGAAAATTCGCGGTCGCAGCGATGCCGTGAGGGAACCGAGTCTCGGTAACGCCGTAGGTGATTTCAAGAACGCCGGCGTGCTTTACGCCGCGCTCGGTGGGATCTTCCTCGTGGGTATCCTCGCGTGGGCACTGCAGCGCTGA
- the rpsH gene encoding 30S ribosomal protein S8 codes for MTDPIADFLTRLRNSSRAGNAECVSPHSKLKAGLAAILLREGYVAGVGDGQDANGHKTLVVQLKYVDGVAALSGLKRVSTPGRRFYAKSDELPRVLNGLGMSIISTSRGLMKDRDARRNRLGGEIVCNVW; via the coding sequence ATGACGGATCCCATTGCAGATTTTTTGACGCGCTTGCGCAACTCGTCGCGAGCGGGCAACGCCGAGTGCGTTTCGCCACATTCGAAACTCAAGGCTGGCTTGGCTGCCATTCTTCTGCGCGAGGGCTACGTGGCCGGCGTCGGTGACGGCCAAGACGCGAACGGGCACAAGACGCTCGTCGTTCAACTGAAGTACGTCGACGGTGTCGCCGCGCTGTCCGGTCTCAAGCGGGTAAGTACTCCAGGACGTCGCTTCTACGCGAAGTCCGACGAACTGCCGCGCGTGCTCAACGGACTTGGTATGTCCATCATCTCCACCTCGCGTGGATTGATGAAGGACCGGGACGCGCGCCGCAATCGGCTCGGCGGCGAAATCGTCTGTAACGTCTGGTAA
- the rpsE gene encoding 30S ribosomal protein S5, with protein sequence MSYFSQKPQFREDSAPEITEKVVYINRCAKVVKGGRRFSFSSLVVAGDQKGRVGIGYGKAKEVPEAIRKGSEHARKNMKAVRLKGDTIPHEVIGESDGGRVLLRPATTGTGVIAGGGVRAVLEAAGVKNVLSKSLGSNNHIAVVNATLDGLRKLKLPEDFAQLHQAVAASK encoded by the coding sequence ATGAGCTACTTTTCACAAAAGCCCCAGTTCCGCGAAGACAGCGCACCCGAGATCACCGAAAAGGTGGTCTACATCAATCGGTGTGCCAAAGTCGTGAAGGGCGGTCGTCGCTTCAGTTTTTCGTCGTTGGTCGTCGCCGGCGATCAGAAAGGCCGCGTCGGTATCGGCTACGGCAAGGCCAAGGAAGTCCCTGAAGCGATCCGCAAGGGCTCCGAGCATGCTCGCAAGAACATGAAGGCCGTCCGCTTGAAGGGGGACACCATCCCTCACGAGGTGATCGGAGAGTCCGATGGGGGGCGTGTACTCCTCCGACCGGCCACCACTGGTACCGGCGTAATCGCCGGGGGAGGGGTGCGCGCAGTCCTCGAAGCCGCCGGCGTAAAGAACGTACTCTCCAAGTCGCTTGGTTCCAACAATCACATCGCCGTGGTCAACGCCACGCTCGACGGCCTTCGGAAGCTCAAGCTTCCTGAGGACTTCGCTCAACTGCATCAGGCCGTCGCGGCCTCCAAGTAA
- the rplF gene encoding 50S ribosomal protein L6, whose translation MSRIGKLPVAIPDKVKVSVTGNSVSVEGPKGSLTKTFSPVVTLSLDKGSVHVAPNSDTRFAKAMHGTARSVIAGMVKGVSQGFVKELEIQGVGFKAALKGDILDLALGYSHPIHYKLPAGVKVTVTDQTKLRVEGADKQKVGAVTAEIRSYYPPEPYKGKGVRIVGERVRRKEGKTVA comes from the coding sequence ATGAGTCGCATCGGCAAACTTCCGGTAGCCATTCCGGACAAAGTCAAAGTCTCCGTCACCGGAAACTCCGTCAGCGTCGAGGGTCCGAAAGGCAGTCTCACGAAGACGTTCTCGCCCGTGGTCACGCTCTCTTTGGACAAGGGAAGCGTTCATGTGGCACCTAATTCCGACACTCGTTTCGCCAAGGCGATGCACGGTACTGCACGGTCCGTCATTGCGGGTATGGTGAAAGGCGTTTCGCAGGGGTTCGTGAAGGAACTCGAAATTCAAGGCGTCGGGTTCAAGGCCGCGCTCAAGGGCGACATCCTCGATCTCGCTCTCGGTTACTCGCACCCCATTCATTACAAACTCCCTGCCGGAGTGAAGGTCACCGTGACCGACCAGACGAAGCTTCGGGTCGAGGGTGCCGACAAACAAAAAGTAGGCGCAGTGACGGCCGAGATTCGGTCGTATTACCCGCCCGAACCCTACAAGGGCAAGGGTGTCCGCATCGTGGGAGAACGCGTCCGCCGCAAGGAGGGCAAGACAGTCGCCTAA